In a genomic window of Bacillota bacterium:
- a CDS encoding OsmC family protein, protein MAAIDVVVRHAGGMAFIARGPSNHFLVMDGREPGSEEPQRAPGPMETVLMALGGCTGMDVVSILHKKRVPFTGLELRIHGERAPEHPRRYTSIQLEYVVRGANLPRKAVEDAVRLSFEKYCSVAATLRTGVDVTYSVTLDQDGDGAPASSPSQSAGVP, encoded by the coding sequence ATGGCCGCCATCGACGTTGTCGTACGGCACGCAGGAGGCATGGCTTTCATCGCCCGCGGCCCGTCCAACCACTTCCTGGTGATGGACGGGCGGGAGCCCGGAAGCGAGGAGCCGCAGCGGGCGCCAGGGCCCATGGAGACGGTGCTGATGGCGCTCGGCGGCTGCACCGGCATGGACGTGGTCAGCATCCTGCACAAGAAGCGGGTGCCGTTCACCGGGCTCGAGCTTCGCATCCACGGCGAGCGTGCCCCGGAGCACCCGCGCCGTTACACGTCCATTCAGTTGGAGTACGTGGTTCGGGGCGCCAACCTTCCCCGCAAGGCGGTGGAAGACGCGGTGCGCCTCTCCTTTGAGAAGTACTGCTCGGTGGCGGCGACCCTGCGGACGGGCGTCGACGTCACGTACTCGGTGACCCTGGACCAGGACGGCGATGGGGCGCCGGCTTCATCCCCATCGCAATCCGCTGGCGTTCCCTAG
- a CDS encoding RluA family pseudouridine synthase, producing MGQVVRRRLHLSRTLYRRIKARGGLWVNGSPIPSDVPVRSGDRITLALPACAPAAPEPVDLAIVSEDEWLVVLDKPAGLVVHPARGHHGGTLINGIVYHRLQRGEPPWAHLVHRLDRGTSGLMLVAKNPHVHELLAPHRPAGRARLGRSYVALVEGHVAAVSGVVAIPIDEPPDEPGGGAARAASPSGRPSRTRFRVAWRGSIGERPVTLVALRLASGRTHQIRVHMAHLGHPVVGDALYGRGQALPGRPWPALHARKLWLVHPISRKRFVFKSPVPFPPLT from the coding sequence GTGGGGCAGGTGGTGCGCCGGCGGCTCCACCTCTCCCGCACCCTCTACCGCCGCATCAAGGCCCGGGGCGGGCTCTGGGTCAACGGAAGCCCAATTCCAAGCGACGTGCCTGTGCGCTCGGGCGACCGGATCACGCTCGCCCTGCCGGCATGTGCGCCCGCTGCACCCGAGCCCGTTGACCTCGCCATTGTCTCGGAGGATGAGTGGCTTGTGGTCCTGGACAAACCGGCCGGCCTGGTGGTGCACCCTGCCCGCGGGCACCATGGCGGCACCCTCATCAACGGCATCGTGTACCACCGCTTGCAGCGCGGCGAGCCACCCTGGGCTCATCTGGTTCACCGGCTGGACAGGGGCACCTCGGGCCTCATGCTGGTGGCAAAGAATCCGCATGTTCACGAGCTTCTGGCTCCGCACCGGCCGGCTGGCCGGGCGAGGCTGGGGCGCAGCTACGTAGCGCTCGTCGAAGGGCACGTGGCGGCGGTCAGCGGGGTCGTTGCCATTCCCATTGACGAGCCGCCCGATGAACCCGGCGGCGGCGCGGCGCGGGCCGCCTCGCCCTCCGGACGACCTTCCAGAACGCGATTTCGAGTGGCGTGGCGGGGTTCGATCGGGGAGAGGCCGGTGACGTTGGTCGCCCTTCGTCTGGCGAGCGGCCGAACCCACCAGATCCGGGTGCACATGGCGCATCTCGGCCACCCGGTAGTCGGTGACGCGTTGTACGGCCGCGGACAGGCTCTCCCCGGGCGGCCGTGGCCGGCGCTCCACGCCCGCAAGCTGTGGTTGGTCCATCCCATCAGCCGGAAACGCTTCGTGTTCAAGAGCCCGGTGCCTTTCCCGCCGCTCACCTGA
- a CDS encoding ABC transporter permease codes for MARYIAARIVLMVPILLILVTVMFVILRVMPGDPVLAMLGGRNVAPEVIEQYRERLGLNKPIAVQYAEYLAQLARFDFGVSMRTGRPVITELMARFPATLELAVSGMIVAFALGLSGGMLAATRPDRAADHAMRLANVGFFAMPIFWLGLMLQMVFAVRLGWFPVGGRLDPITQAMFEPITGFYALDAILQRDWTVLRASLRHLILPAITLGVVLSGLVGRLSRTRLLEVLDADYVRTARSKGLNESRVLWVHALRNAMIPIVTVVGMQFALLLAGAVLTETVFSWPGIGRYLLVSIDYRDFPAIQGTVVFIALFISLVNLLVDLTYPLIDPRVRF; via the coding sequence ATGGCCCGCTACATTGCGGCACGCATCGTGCTCATGGTACCCATCTTGCTCATCCTGGTCACGGTCATGTTCGTCATCCTCCGGGTCATGCCGGGGGATCCGGTCCTGGCCATGCTGGGAGGTCGCAACGTCGCTCCTGAGGTGATCGAACAGTACCGGGAGCGCCTGGGGCTGAACAAGCCCATCGCCGTTCAGTACGCCGAGTACCTGGCCCAGCTTGCCCGCTTCGACTTCGGCGTCTCCATGCGCACCGGCCGTCCCGTCATCACGGAGTTGATGGCCCGCTTTCCCGCCACGCTGGAGCTGGCCGTATCGGGCATGATCGTGGCATTCGCCCTGGGGCTTTCGGGTGGCATGCTGGCCGCCACACGGCCCGACCGGGCGGCGGACCACGCCATGCGGCTGGCCAACGTGGGCTTCTTCGCCATGCCCATCTTCTGGTTGGGCCTGATGCTCCAGATGGTCTTCGCGGTGCGCCTGGGCTGGTTTCCCGTGGGCGGGCGCCTCGACCCGATCACGCAGGCCATGTTTGAGCCCATCACCGGCTTTTACGCCCTCGACGCGATTCTCCAGCGGGACTGGACGGTGCTGCGGGCCTCGCTGCGCCACCTGATCCTGCCGGCCATTACCCTGGGCGTCGTGCTCTCAGGCCTCGTGGGGCGGCTGAGCCGGACCCGCCTTTTGGAGGTGCTCGACGCCGACTACGTTCGCACCGCTCGTTCGAAGGGGCTGAACGAGTCGCGGGTGCTGTGGGTTCACGCCTTGCGCAACGCCATGATTCCCATCGTCACCGTGGTCGGCATGCAGTTCGCCCTGCTGCTGGCCGGGGCCGTCCTTACGGAGACGGTCTTCTCATGGCCCGGCATCGGCCGCTACCTCCTGGTCAGCATCGACTACCGGGACTTCCCGGCCATCCAGGGCACCGTGGTCTTCATCGCCCTGTTCATTTCGCTGGTGAATCTTCTGGTGGACCTGACGTATCCCCTCATCGACCCCCGGGTGCGCTTCTGA
- a CDS encoding cation-translocating P-type ATPase, giving the protein MEGRPIIGTTTAAAPAAATPPSTRPWHALPAEEVCRRLGTDPGRGLSSAVASARLQELGPNRLPEVPGRTVWAMFIDQIREPLVLILIAAAGISVALGEFTDAAAILAIVVLNAVLGVTQESRAEHALAALRELMHPTARVVRDGRLIEIAAAELVPGDVVLIEAGSRIPADLRLVETANLHLDESPLTGESVPVRKEAGAVFEAGTPVADRLNLAYMGTAATYGRGVGVVTGTGPATEMGRIAALLEEDGPEPTPLQRRLGELGKVLGGLALGVVVVVFAVGIARGEPLVEMFLTSVGLAVAAIPEGLPAVVTIVLALGVQRMARRQAIVRRLPAVETLGAATVIASDKTGTITQNRMEAVQAWVDGQSFEPRGDNPDGTLDWLLRGGALVNDARLERREDGKGFRSVGDPTETALLAAAARAGLWPDDLRHAYPRVGEVPFDSERKRMSTVHRNAPGSPQWPGPEELSRAPFLLFTKGSPESILGRCRAILRDGRIEPLDDRHRQAVLDANSAMARQALRVLAVAARPLSSPPEALDEATAERELVLIGLIGLIDPPRPEAAEAVRISREAGVRPIMITGDHRDTAAAIAAQVGLLRGDGQARVVTGAELEKMTDAELDALVESVDVYARVSPEHKLRIVEALKRHGHVVAVTGDGVNDAPALKRADVGAAMGITGTDAAKGAADMVLADDNFATVVAAVAEGRTIFENIKKVVHYLLSANLSEILAIFAAIVAGLGRPLTAIQILWVNLVTDGLPALALGVDPAEPGLMRRPPRKSDEGVFGGGMAWRDAYQGLLLGGLTLGVFAWMLRTGRTTIEARTAAFATLGFSQLFHSFNLRSTTQSLLRLGPLSNGWLVGAFFAGAALQLAAITWAPLARAFESAPLDGKAWAVIAAASAAPVVAVETVKAAERVVRAARSGLRRG; this is encoded by the coding sequence TTGGAGGGAAGACCTATCATCGGCACCACCACCGCCGCTGCCCCCGCCGCCGCAACGCCCCCATCAACCCGGCCGTGGCACGCCCTGCCGGCTGAGGAAGTCTGCCGCCGGCTCGGGACCGACCCCGGACGGGGCCTCTCCTCGGCCGTTGCGTCGGCACGGCTCCAGGAGCTCGGGCCCAACCGCCTGCCCGAGGTTCCCGGGCGCACGGTGTGGGCGATGTTCATCGATCAGATCCGAGAGCCCCTGGTGCTCATCCTCATCGCTGCCGCCGGAATTTCGGTGGCGCTCGGCGAGTTTACCGACGCCGCCGCCATCCTGGCCATCGTCGTCCTCAACGCGGTCCTGGGCGTCACCCAGGAGAGCCGGGCCGAGCACGCCCTTGCGGCGCTGCGTGAACTGATGCACCCGACCGCGCGGGTTGTCCGGGACGGCCGCCTCATCGAGATCGCAGCGGCCGAACTCGTCCCCGGCGACGTGGTGCTCATTGAGGCAGGCAGCCGCATCCCGGCCGACCTGCGCCTGGTGGAAACGGCCAATTTGCACCTGGACGAGTCCCCCCTCACCGGCGAGTCGGTTCCCGTGCGGAAGGAGGCGGGGGCCGTGTTCGAGGCCGGGACGCCGGTCGCCGACCGCCTCAACCTGGCCTACATGGGCACCGCGGCCACGTACGGGAGGGGCGTCGGGGTCGTGACCGGCACCGGGCCGGCAACCGAGATGGGCCGCATCGCCGCTCTGCTGGAGGAGGACGGGCCCGAGCCCACGCCCCTCCAGCGCCGCCTGGGCGAGCTCGGCAAGGTGCTGGGCGGGCTTGCGCTCGGCGTGGTGGTCGTGGTGTTCGCCGTGGGCATCGCGCGCGGCGAGCCGCTGGTGGAGATGTTCCTGACATCGGTCGGGCTGGCCGTGGCCGCCATCCCGGAGGGCCTCCCCGCCGTGGTGACCATCGTGCTGGCGCTGGGCGTGCAGCGCATGGCCCGCCGCCAGGCCATCGTGCGCCGCCTGCCCGCCGTCGAAACGTTGGGGGCCGCCACCGTCATCGCGTCGGACAAGACCGGCACCATCACCCAGAACCGGATGGAGGCGGTGCAGGCCTGGGTGGACGGGCAGTCGTTCGAACCCAGGGGAGACAACCCCGATGGCACCCTGGACTGGCTCCTGCGCGGCGGCGCCCTCGTCAATGACGCCCGCCTGGAGCGGCGCGAGGACGGGAAGGGCTTCCGCTCCGTCGGGGACCCAACCGAGACGGCGCTGCTCGCTGCCGCTGCTCGGGCGGGGCTGTGGCCGGACGACCTGCGCCACGCATACCCCCGCGTCGGGGAAGTGCCCTTCGACTCCGAACGAAAGCGTATGTCCACGGTGCACCGCAACGCCCCCGGGAGCCCACAGTGGCCTGGGCCCGAGGAACTGTCGCGCGCCCCGTTCCTGCTCTTCACCAAAGGGAGCCCGGAGTCCATCCTGGGCCGCTGCCGGGCCATCCTGCGCGACGGCCGCATCGAGCCGCTCGATGACCGCCACCGCCAGGCCGTACTGGATGCGAACTCCGCCATGGCACGCCAGGCCTTGCGGGTGCTTGCCGTGGCCGCCCGGCCGCTCTCGTCGCCGCCGGAGGCGCTGGACGAGGCCACGGCCGAGCGCGAACTGGTGCTGATCGGCCTCATCGGGCTCATCGACCCGCCCCGCCCGGAGGCGGCCGAGGCGGTACGCATCAGCCGGGAAGCCGGCGTGCGGCCCATCATGATCACCGGTGACCACCGTGACACGGCGGCCGCCATCGCCGCCCAGGTCGGGCTTTTGCGCGGCGACGGACAGGCCCGGGTGGTGACCGGCGCCGAACTCGAGAAGATGACCGACGCAGAGCTCGATGCCCTGGTCGAAAGCGTGGACGTGTACGCCCGGGTGAGTCCGGAGCACAAGCTTCGCATCGTCGAGGCTCTCAAGCGCCACGGCCACGTGGTGGCGGTCACGGGCGACGGCGTGAACGACGCCCCTGCCCTGAAGCGAGCCGACGTGGGGGCCGCGATGGGGATCACCGGCACCGACGCGGCCAAAGGGGCCGCCGACATGGTGCTGGCCGACGACAACTTCGCCACCGTGGTGGCCGCAGTGGCCGAAGGGCGCACCATCTTCGAAAACATCAAGAAAGTCGTGCACTACCTGCTCTCGGCGAACCTGAGCGAGATCCTGGCCATCTTCGCCGCCATCGTCGCGGGGTTGGGCCGGCCGCTGACGGCCATCCAGATCCTGTGGGTAAACCTGGTCACCGACGGCCTGCCGGCACTGGCCCTGGGCGTCGATCCCGCCGAACCCGGCCTCATGCGCCGGCCGCCGCGCAAAAGCGACGAGGGCGTCTTCGGGGGTGGCATGGCGTGGCGGGATGCCTACCAGGGCCTGTTGCTCGGCGGCCTTACGCTGGGCGTCTTCGCCTGGATGCTCCGGACGGGCCGTACCACGATAGAGGCCCGCACCGCGGCCTTTGCAACCCTCGGCTTCTCGCAGCTGTTCCACTCGTTCAACCTCCGCTCGACCACCCAGTCGCTGCTCCGCCTCGGGCCGCTCAGCAACGGGTGGCTCGTGGGCGCGTTCTTCGCGGGGGCTGCGCTGCAGCTTGCCGCGATAACGTGGGCACCGCTTGCCAGGGCGTTCGAATCGGCGCCGCTTGACGGCAAGGCATGGGCCGTGATCGCAGCAGCCTCTGCTGCCCCCGTCGTGGCGGTGGAGACCGTCAAGGCCGCTGAGCGGGTCGTTCGGGCGGCGCGGTCTGGCCTGCGCCGGGGATGA
- a CDS encoding ABC transporter permease, producing MATQSGAQTVSAVQWGLGLLSLRRLGRRYLLVAGGTIVVVVVLLTLLAGMLAPYSPTAALGERLASPGPGHWMGTDQLRRDVFSRVLYGGRVPLMVAAIATLVSFSVGSALGWISGFWGGGLDRVLSLVMDAVYSFPALVLAIVVVAMLGPGMLNMILAIGIVYIPTYFRLARSQTLQVRQMEHVEASRALGASRVRTLFLHVAPLTMPSLLAVTSFTVADAILTEAALAFLGFGLPPPTPDWGFDIQNGQKFLQSGSWWLVAFPGAFIILVSLGFGMLGEGINDLLDPRRRKWTP from the coding sequence ATGGCCACCCAGAGCGGCGCGCAGACCGTATCGGCGGTGCAGTGGGGGCTGGGGCTCCTGTCTCTGCGCCGGCTGGGCCGGCGGTACCTGCTGGTGGCGGGCGGGACGATCGTGGTGGTGGTGGTCCTGCTCACGCTCCTGGCGGGGATGCTGGCGCCCTATTCGCCCACCGCGGCGTTGGGCGAACGCCTGGCCTCGCCCGGGCCGGGCCACTGGATGGGAACCGACCAGCTTCGCCGGGACGTGTTCAGCCGGGTTCTGTACGGCGGCCGGGTGCCCCTGATGGTCGCGGCCATCGCCACGCTGGTCTCGTTCAGCGTCGGGTCCGCCCTGGGGTGGATCTCCGGCTTCTGGGGCGGGGGCCTCGACCGGGTCCTGTCGCTCGTGATGGACGCCGTTTACTCCTTCCCCGCCCTCGTGCTGGCCATCGTGGTCGTGGCCATGCTGGGGCCCGGCATGCTCAACATGATCCTGGCCATCGGCATCGTCTACATTCCGACATACTTCCGCCTGGCACGCAGCCAGACGCTTCAGGTGCGGCAGATGGAACACGTTGAGGCGTCGCGGGCCCTGGGCGCCTCGCGGGTTCGCACCCTTTTCCTCCACGTGGCGCCCCTCACGATGCCGTCGCTGCTGGCCGTGACGTCGTTCACGGTGGCGGACGCCATCCTCACCGAGGCAGCGCTGGCGTTCCTCGGGTTCGGGCTTCCGCCGCCGACTCCGGACTGGGGCTTCGACATTCAAAATGGCCAGAAGTTTCTGCAGTCCGGCAGCTGGTGGCTGGTGGCGTTCCCGGGTGCCTTCATCATCCTCGTCTCGCTGGGCTTCGGGATGCTGGGCGAGGGAATCAACGACCTGCTTGA
- the thiT gene encoding energy-coupled thiamine transporter ThiT, producing MSHPESSPSYWTRRTPTQLVAEGGIAIALSLALSYLKVFEMPQGGSVSLEMVPLFVMAARWGLWPGMLAGAASGVLQALGGGYVVHWAQGLLDYPVAFGVLGVAGAFASPELGVVAGSLLRLAAHWLSGVIFFASYAPAGQPAALYSLIYNVAYMVPEALVTILVVYALRTRTALFRRAAASAAHQYGTASQGTPGEKQDA from the coding sequence ATGAGCCACCCGGAATCGAGTCCCTCGTACTGGACCCGCCGCACGCCCACCCAGCTGGTTGCCGAGGGTGGCATCGCGATCGCCCTCTCGTTAGCCCTCAGCTACCTGAAGGTCTTCGAGATGCCCCAGGGTGGGTCGGTTTCGCTGGAGATGGTGCCCCTGTTCGTCATGGCGGCCCGGTGGGGCCTGTGGCCCGGGATGCTGGCCGGTGCCGCATCCGGGGTTCTGCAGGCGCTGGGAGGCGGGTACGTGGTCCACTGGGCGCAGGGGCTGCTGGACTATCCCGTCGCGTTCGGGGTGCTCGGCGTGGCCGGGGCGTTTGCCTCCCCGGAGTTGGGCGTGGTGGCCGGTTCGCTTCTGCGGCTGGCCGCCCACTGGCTCTCCGGGGTCATCTTCTTCGCCTCGTACGCGCCGGCGGGACAGCCAGCCGCCCTGTACTCCCTGATCTACAACGTCGCCTACATGGTGCCGGAAGCTCTTGTCACCATCCTGGTCGTGTATGCGCTGCGCACCCGGACCGCGCTTTTCCGGCGCGCGGCCGCCTCCGCCGCCCACCAATACGGGACGGCCAGCCAGGGCACGCCGGGCGAGAAACAGGACGCCTGA